From the genome of Aerococcus urinaehominis:
AACCCAATCCGGTTGACATACAGAGCTGGATTCTAAAAATATTCGAATTATCTTTTTATAAAACCGCTAAACTTACTTGCCTTAAATTTGTAAAATATTGTCGCTCATTTAAGACGGTCTCCCACGCTCAGATAGATTACTAATAATATAGAATTAGGATAGCCCAGATATTTGGCAGCGATATGCTTACCAGATATCTGAGCTATTTTTTGTATGACTTCTTTTTCTACTTAAGCTAATAATAAAATTATAAAAAGCCCCCGTCAGATTATATTAGCGGGGGCTAACAAGTCATGTGTGAGGGGAAGACTTGTTATTTTTACTAGGAGGTTATATTAGTTATCTAATCTTCTTTACGTTTGCTACCAGCAAAAGCAAGCACTGAACCGATTCCAATCAAAGTGACACCTACAGTACCTAAACCAGCTGCGGCGCCAGTGTTAGGAAGTTCATTTTGATTAGTTGTTTTCCCAGATTCTTCTGGTTTACCTGGCTCTCCTGGCTTACCTGGTTCGCCCGGTTTACCTGGTTCGCCCGGTTTACCTGGTTCTCCTGGCTTACCTGGTTCGCCTGGTTCGCCCGGTTTACCTGGCTCTCCTGGTTTACCTGGTTCGCCCGGTTTACCTGGTTCTCCTGGTTCGCCCGGTTTTCCTGGTTTGCCTGGTTCTCCTGGTTCGCCCGGTTTACCTGGTTCGCCTGGTTTGCCTGGTTCTCCTGGCTTACCTGGTTCGCCTGGTTTACCTGGTTCGCTCGGTTTACCTGGCTCACATGGATTGCAGCAAGGAATTTCAATCGTTACGGTCGTATTATCGGTGTAAACAATGGTTAACTGACCATCAATAGTATAAATCTTCTTAATACCGCGGCCATCTTTACCATCGCGGACAAAATGACGACTTGATTCATTACCATCTGGGTCTTTGACAATTATCCAAAGGCCAGTCTCACCTTTGTCATTTTTGCCCGGTACGGTCTCGATACTTGGTGAGCGACCATCTTCTCCGTCTTTGCCATCGCGGACGAATTCACGAGAAACTTCATTGCCATCACCATCATAGATGATAATCCATTGGCCACTTTCACCTTTTTCGTTCTTACCTGGTTCGACTTTGACAGATGGTGTTTTACCGTCGACACCATCTTTGCCGTCTTTGCCGTCATTACCATCTTTGCCGTCGCGGATGAACTCACGAACGATTTCATCGCCATTCGGACGGCTAATGATTAACCAGTGGCCCGTATGACCTTGGCTATCTTTGCCTGGCTCGGTACGAACTTGTGGTGTTTCGCCATCTTTGCCGTCCTTACCATCTTTTCCGTCACGGCCATGGTAAATGGTTCTCGTTTCAGTTGATCCATCTGGGTGGGTAATGCGGATAGTTACACCAATCTCATTGCCATCACGATCAACAACAGGTTCGGTTGTGAGGGTTGAAGATTTACCGTCTTTGCCATCTTTACCGTCGGCAACAAAGTCACGGTCTAATTCTTGACCTGTTTGGCGGTCACGGATAATAATCCATACCCCGGTTTGGCCATTGAAGCTACCTGGTTCAGTCGTTGCTGTGATTGATTGACCATCCTTGCCGTCCTTGCCATCACGACCATCACGGATGATGTGCGTATGGCTAGTGCCGTCAGGATTGTTAATCGTAATTTCAACGCCTGTTTCAGTATCCTTAGAAGAAATGGTTGGTGTCTTACCATCTTCACCATCGGCAATAAATTCGCGGTCGATTTCTTGTAAGCTATCACGGTCACGGATAATCACCCATGCCCCAGACTTACCATTGTAGTCGCCACGTTCGACAGTAGCAATAATTGACTTACCATCAACCCCGTCTTTACCATCTTGACCATCACGACCATGGTTGATAATACGCGCTTCCTGACGGCCGTCTGGATGCGTAATTGTAATCTTATAGCCGAGTTCTTTGCCGTTAGTATCGGTAATTGGCTCAGTGGTAATTTCAGATGAGTTGCCATCTTTACCATCTTTACCATTAGCGACAAAGTCTCGATCTAATTCTTGGCCTGTTTGGCGGTCACGAACAATAATCCAGACACCTGTTTGACCTTGGAAATTACCAGGCTCTGTTTGAACAGTAACTGATTTACCATCTTGTCCCTTATCACCTTTCTCACCTTTGGCACCGTCTTTAACTTCGCCGGTGGCAACTGGATCTTTAGTTTTATCAGGTTCACCTGTTGATGGATCTACTGGATAGAATTTAATAGTAGTTATGCCATCTTTACCTTTTTCAACTACTGGTTTGTAGGTGATGCCATCTTTACCAGCTTCACCCTGGGCACCTTTCTCACCTTTCTCACCTTTGGCGCCGTCTTTAACTTCGCCGGTGGCAACTGGGTCTTTAGTTTTATCAGGTTCACCTGTTGATGGATCTACTGGATAGAATTTAATAGTAGTTATGCCATCTTTACCTTTTTCAACTACTGGTTTGTAGGTGATGCCATCTTTACCAGCTTCACCCTGGGCACCTTTCTCACCTTTCTCACCTTTGGCGCCGTCTTTAACTTCGCCGGTGGCAACTGGGTCTTTAGTTTTATCAGGTTCACCTGTTGATGGATCTACTGGGTAGAATTTGATGGTGGTCGTGCCATCCTGACCTTTTTCAACTACTGGTTTGTAGGTGATACCATCTTTACCATCCTTGCCAGGTTCACCCTGGGCACCTTTTTCTCCATCTTTACCATCAGGAATAAAAGTAGTTTTAGGGGTTTCTACAATATTACCATCAGGTCCATAACTCTTGTTAACTACAGTAACTAAGGTACCGGGAACAGGGGTACTACTTCCTTCAACAGTTCCAGTGGTCCTTTTAGTTGTTACCACAGGAGTTAAGCCGTCACGATTAGGTGAACCAGTTCCTCGAATAATAACTTCATCTCGTTTTTCAATAAGATGCTTACGACTTTTTTCCTCAAAATAGTCTTTAAAATTATCCTCGGTTAAATCTTGTCTATCAAGAA
Proteins encoded in this window:
- a CDS encoding SdrD B-like domain-containing protein gives rise to the protein MNYRNLTRTLTADDLLAEAVNASAVTNRESLYSNNALMASAAAPTTAASSLSFGPDYIEANGKFENTLYQTEISGRASAGNTIQITHNNALLGQTTANQDGVWKLDVPKGTNFKVGDKVTATDTGTSFSKTLNVERRIGPAINTPFVRDMNGRNYINPNDTSFKVTIDDLSLARLTDTKSKMRVTYPGGNFTEHNLTPGNNVVTVRVPNDQQPLQPQSPLQYNSGDPVVKITFVDEFGNQAVDLNTGNKGTNPTSEFLEVNGSLYNTGNVSGIVTELIPEIGNVPTYNITGNVWNDADGSGTKSGEENLANVTVHLLSGDKKVIATTITSGNGNYRFDNVAGKESYRVQFEAPNRFVPVKKADSVGLTSPIISNLSADQVVNSGFRRVKHYEVRTETTDFETKYEENPNLPQGVEVVKVSGKVGIDRVIYEQKQDVLDRQDLTEDNFKDYFEEKSRKHLIEKRDEVIIRGTGSPNRDGLTPVVTTKRTTGTVEGSSTPVPGTLVTVVNKSYGPDGNIVETPKTTFIPDGKDGEKGAQGEPGKDGKDGITYKPVVEKGQDGTTTIKFYPVDPSTGEPDKTKDPVATGEVKDGAKGEKGEKGAQGEAGKDGITYKPVVEKGKDGITTIKFYPVDPSTGEPDKTKDPVATGEVKDGAKGEKGEKGAQGEAGKDGITYKPVVEKGKDGITTIKFYPVDPSTGEPDKTKDPVATGEVKDGAKGEKGDKGQDGKSVTVQTEPGNFQGQTGVWIIVRDRQTGQELDRDFVANGKDGKDGNSSEITTEPITDTNGKELGYKITITHPDGRQEARIINHGRDGQDGKDGVDGKSIIATVERGDYNGKSGAWVIIRDRDSLQEIDREFIADGEDGKTPTISSKDTETGVEITINNPDGTSHTHIIRDGRDGKDGKDGQSITATTEPGSFNGQTGVWIIIRDRQTGQELDRDFVADGKDGKDGKSSTLTTEPVVDRDGNEIGVTIRITHPDGSTETRTIYHGRDGKDGKDGKDGETPQVRTEPGKDSQGHTGHWLIISRPNGDEIVREFIRDGKDGNDGKDGKDGVDGKTPSVKVEPGKNEKGESGQWIIIYDGDGNEVSREFVRDGKDGEDGRSPSIETVPGKNDKGETGLWIIVKDPDGNESSRHFVRDGKDGRGIKKIYTIDGQLTIVYTDNTTVTIEIPCCNPCEPGKPSEPGKPGEPGKPGEPGKPGEPGKPGEPGEPGKPGKPGEPGEPGKPGEPGKPGEPGKPGEPGEPGKPGEPGKPGEPGKPGEPGKPGEPGKPEESGKTTNQNELPNTGAAAGLGTVGVTLIGIGSVLAFAGSKRKED